Proteins from one Nicotiana tabacum cultivar K326 chromosome 23, ASM71507v2, whole genome shotgun sequence genomic window:
- the LOC142177176 gene encoding uncharacterized protein LOC142177176: MTKLKQALSVASNNPKGAIRVPPSMPGNETVQKIGNVTPREEFSFNENEAGGADFRHLHEEVAVLLKNGHLREFLSDRAKSNYGKNRDVRELAKPVTGSPRLTINMIFGGDKVNGVTFSAVKKTKISVTHGRRIREASEDDEITFTKENANGLLLPHNDALVISLNVLGLKIKRVLVDPGSSANNIQWRYLEQSKLTKNIVPAIMLLAKFNLTSVMTRGEILLPIHAEGVKKTTLFEVVDGDMGYNVVLGRPWIHEMKVVPSTYHQLLMFPTPKGVIRLKIETTRANALFYPD, translated from the exons ATGACCAAGTTGAAGCAGGCACTTTCAGTTGCTTCCAATAACCCTAAGGGGGCAATACGAGTTCCTCCCAGCATGCCTGGAAATGAAACAGTGCAAAAAATCGGTAACGTCACTCCGAGGGAGGAATTCAGTTTTAATGAAAATGAAGCAGGTGGTGCAG ACTTCCGACACCTTCATGAAGAGGTTGCAGTgttattgaagaatggtcaccttaGAGAATTTCTAAGTGATCGGGCCAAAAGTAATTATGGAAAAAATCGAGACGTTAGGGAGCTAGCCAAACCAGTTACAGGGTCACCTCGTTTGACGATAAACATGATCTTTGGTGGTGACAAAGTAAATGGGGTGACATTTTCAGCAGTAAAGAAAACAAAGATATCAGTAACTCATGGTAGGAGGATCCGAGAAGCttcagaagatgatgaaatcaccTTCACGAAAGAGAATGCTAATGGCCTTCTTCTACCACACAACGATGCTCTGGTAATATCGCTTAATGTATTAGGTTTAAAAATTAAACGTGTGTtggttgatccaggtagttcagcCAATAACATTCAATGGAGATATTTGGAACAATCAAAGTTAACCAAAAACATAGTTCCTGCAATAATGCTTCTGGCCAAGTTCAATCTAACAAGTGTAATGACTAGGGGAGAAATTTTACTGCCCATACATGCTGAAGGCGTAAAGAAGACAACTTTGTTTGAAGTGGTAGATGGCGACATGGGATACAACGTGgtccttggaaggccatggattcatgaaatgAAAGTTGTGCCGTCGACTTATCATCAATTGCTGATGTTTCCCACACCGAAAGGGGTCATAAGATTGAAGATAGAAACTACAAGAGCCAATGCCCTCTTCTATCCCGATTGA